In the Sediminibacter sp. Hel_I_10 genome, one interval contains:
- a CDS encoding VCBS repeat-containing protein, with protein MYLSRIKTLAFFVFILNYSCKDDAIIKKQATAETLFTKISSEHSSVHFANSVEETSEFNVLKYYYAYNGGGVAIADINNDGLQDIYFTANQESNKLYLNKGDFKFQDITTKANVADAGGWTTGVTMIDINNDGWMDIYVCKSASLNDNVRRRNKLFVNQKNGTFKEQAAEWGLDDDGFSIQSYFFDYDKDGDLDMYLINHRSDFLNSVNLKAILEDKEFYPQTSDHLYRNDGTKFTDVTMNSGIVNKEFSLSASIGDYNNDGWLDVFVANDFITPDKLYINNKNGTFSNQINTNLKHITYSSMGSDFADINNDFLPDLMVLDMSAEDHNRGKQNMASMNTEGFWWIVEAGFHYPYMSNGLNLNNGNGYFSDVAQVAGISKTDWSWGPLIADFDGDGFKDIFITNGIKREIANQDFGNYLDSKQDSLQYMPIDKILDNMPSEKLQNYAFKNNKDLTFKRVMEDWGLNQAVNSNGVAYADLDNDGDLDLVINNLEDEASIYQNNATYNFVNIKLVGDSKNSNAIGSKIKVYTDSTQQYQELFLSRGYQSSVSPILNFGVGDEEMINRIEVVWNDGKISTMENVKVNQTLTFEKGTSKSGAETMYERPTNFTRLDPESLGITFKHDENTFNDFSKQVLLPQKQSQQGPAFTQADINKDGLIDFFVGGALNQPAEIYLQNSKGTFDKTQQTIFETDKSYEDNGAHFFDADGDGDLDLFVASGGYELNENDALLQDRLYLNDGKGNFTKSNNLPKMLTSTKAVVPFDYDNDGDLDLIVAGRVIPGKYPVSPKSYILNNSNGKFTDVTKTIAPDFEEVGMVNDIILSDYDGDNDLDLMVVGKWMPITIFDNVKGKFEKRAIPSLTDTEGWWNTISEIDFDKDGDMDYFVGNIGGNNKFHPSKEKPLHIYGNNFDADGNYDMIMSKLYHGNLVPVRGKECSTSQNPFVSQKIKSYKEFANSTLTDIYGADVIANSYHKKVTEFESVYLENKGNGEFVIKHLPTTAQLGPTMSYVFADVNKDGHLDVIGSGAIHESEVETVRYDSNVGYILLGDSKGGMTPYKDISFYNDLNAKHMELVTIQNNSYVFIANNDRPFAIFKLN; from the coding sequence ATGTATTTATCAAGAATTAAGACGCTTGCTTTTTTTGTATTTATCCTTAATTATTCTTGTAAGGATGACGCTATAATTAAAAAGCAAGCAACGGCAGAAACTCTTTTCACTAAAATTTCAAGTGAACATAGTAGTGTGCATTTTGCGAATTCGGTTGAGGAAACGTCAGAATTCAACGTTTTAAAATATTATTATGCATACAACGGCGGCGGCGTTGCTATTGCAGATATCAACAATGATGGCCTACAGGACATCTATTTCACAGCAAACCAAGAATCGAATAAGCTCTATTTGAATAAAGGTGATTTTAAATTCCAAGATATCACCACAAAAGCCAATGTTGCTGATGCTGGAGGTTGGACGACAGGTGTCACCATGATAGACATCAATAATGATGGTTGGATGGATATCTATGTGTGTAAATCAGCATCATTAAATGATAACGTACGTCGCAGAAACAAACTGTTTGTAAATCAAAAAAACGGCACTTTTAAAGAACAAGCTGCAGAATGGGGTCTTGATGATGACGGATTTTCGATTCAATCTTACTTTTTTGATTATGATAAAGATGGCGATTTAGATATGTATTTAATCAATCATAGAAGCGATTTCCTTAATTCCGTAAACCTGAAAGCAATCCTAGAAGACAAAGAGTTTTATCCTCAAACCTCTGACCACTTGTACCGTAATGATGGCACTAAATTTACAGATGTCACAATGAACAGTGGCATTGTAAATAAAGAGTTTAGTTTGAGTGCTTCCATTGGCGATTATAACAATGATGGTTGGTTGGATGTGTTTGTGGCCAATGATTTTATTACACCAGATAAATTGTACATCAATAATAAAAATGGCACATTTTCCAATCAAATAAATACAAACCTGAAGCATATCACATACAGTAGTATGGGGTCCGATTTTGCGGATATTAACAATGACTTTTTACCAGATTTGATGGTTTTGGATATGTCTGCAGAAGACCATAATCGAGGCAAACAAAATATGGCCAGTATGAATACAGAAGGTTTTTGGTGGATTGTGGAAGCAGGATTTCATTACCCTTACATGTCCAATGGTTTAAATTTAAATAATGGTAACGGTTATTTCAGTGATGTTGCCCAAGTAGCTGGTATCTCTAAAACCGATTGGAGTTGGGGACCATTGATAGCAGATTTTGATGGCGACGGATTTAAGGATATATTTATTACCAACGGCATTAAAAGGGAGATTGCAAATCAGGATTTTGGAAATTATTTGGACTCAAAACAAGATTCATTGCAATACATGCCTATTGACAAGATCTTGGATAATATGCCTTCCGAAAAACTTCAGAATTATGCCTTCAAAAACAATAAAGATTTGACTTTTAAACGTGTAATGGAAGATTGGGGTTTAAATCAAGCAGTTAATTCTAATGGTGTCGCTTATGCCGATTTGGATAATGACGGTGATTTGGATTTAGTCATTAATAATCTTGAAGATGAAGCCAGTATCTATCAAAATAATGCGACCTATAATTTTGTAAATATCAAACTTGTTGGTGATAGTAAAAACAGCAATGCGATTGGCTCAAAAATTAAAGTGTATACCGATAGCACGCAACAATATCAAGAATTATTTCTATCAAGAGGCTATCAATCGTCCGTATCTCCAATTTTGAATTTTGGAGTTGGTGATGAAGAAATGATAAATAGAATTGAAGTCGTTTGGAATGATGGTAAGATCTCGACTATGGAAAATGTCAAGGTGAATCAAACACTAACATTTGAGAAGGGCACATCGAAATCAGGTGCTGAAACGATGTATGAGCGACCAACTAATTTTACAAGATTGGATCCTGAATCATTGGGTATTACCTTCAAACATGATGAGAATACGTTTAATGACTTCTCAAAACAGGTGCTGTTACCTCAAAAACAATCGCAACAGGGCCCAGCATTTACGCAAGCGGATATTAATAAGGATGGCTTGATAGACTTTTTTGTAGGAGGTGCACTAAATCAACCCGCTGAAATCTATCTTCAAAATAGTAAAGGAACTTTTGATAAAACCCAACAGACTATTTTTGAAACAGATAAAAGCTATGAAGATAATGGCGCCCACTTTTTTGATGCGGATGGCGATGGTGATTTAGATTTGTTTGTGGCAAGTGGAGGTTATGAGCTCAATGAAAATGACGCTTTATTACAAGATAGGCTGTATTTAAATGATGGTAAAGGGAATTTTACGAAGTCCAATAACTTGCCTAAAATGCTAACCAGTACAAAAGCGGTTGTACCATTTGATTATGATAATGATGGGGATTTAGATTTGATTGTGGCGGGTAGAGTGATTCCAGGGAAATATCCGGTATCTCCAAAATCGTATATTCTTAACAATTCAAATGGAAAATTCACGGATGTTACAAAAACGATAGCACCGGATTTTGAGGAAGTAGGTATGGTGAACGACATCATTTTGTCTGATTATGATGGGGATAATGACCTCGATTTGATGGTTGTTGGGAAATGGATGCCCATAACTATTTTTGATAACGTGAAAGGTAAATTCGAAAAAAGAGCGATTCCATCGTTAACCGATACGGAAGGTTGGTGGAACACCATCTCAGAAATAGATTTTGATAAGGATGGCGATATGGATTATTTTGTGGGTAACATTGGTGGCAATAACAAATTTCATCCTTCCAAAGAAAAACCACTACATATTTACGGAAACAATTTCGACGCTGACGGGAACTACGATATGATTATGAGCAAACTCTATCATGGAAACTTGGTGCCAGTAAGAGGCAAAGAATGTTCCACAAGTCAAAATCCGTTTGTTAGCCAAAAAATTAAATCGTATAAAGAATTTGCAAATTCAACCTTGACAGATATTTATGGAGCGGACGTCATCGCGAATTCCTATCACAAAAAGGTCACTGAATTTGAATCGGTCTATTTAGAAAACAAGGGAAATGGTGAATTTGTCATCAAGCATTTGCCAACCACCGCTCAATTGGGTCCTACCATGTCCTATGTGTTTGCAGATGTAAATAAAGACGGACATTTAGATGTGATTGGTTCTGGAGCCATACATGAGTCCGAGGTTGAAACCGTTCGATATGATTCAAATGTGGGCTATATCTTATTAGGGGATTCCAAAGGCGGAATGACTCCTTACAAGGATATCAGTTTTTACAATGATTTAAATGCGAAGCATATGGAATTGGTTACCATACAAAACAATTCATATGTATTTATCGCAAATAACGATAGGCCGTTCGCGATTTTCAAACTCAATTAA
- a CDS encoding thioredoxin domain-containing protein has product MRYLRWIQFLVICNVLFTCKDANQKNKEVLATDAFSEEKFEYTNELAGETSPYLLQHAHNPVNWKPWDDKAFELAKENNQLIVLSVGYSSCHWCHVMEEESFEDTQVAKLMNDSFVSIKVDREERPDVDTIYQTALELVNGSGGWPLNAILLPNGKPVYLGTYHDKESWLAILSKFSSEYNNNPQQLEQYAELLTNGVQEVYGNATINQNESINKELIQSSVLKISKLWDKEWGGNLGDQKFIMPSELNFLLDYAIIADNPEVREHIKNTLDHILLGGIHDHIGGGFFRYSTDNQWKYPHFEKMLYDNAQLLSLYSKAYRVFKDPAYKDVIESTLEFLSADMKGDQGGYFSAIDADVNGKEGEYYTWTNAQLKKVLGTDFALFSKFYSIHKENSKDGKYLPFNRMAVSDFANSNSISVSELQNKISKWKTSLLKVRRERIQPKKDDKIITSWNALLVKGYVDAYTALGDDEILQKAKSTFDFLIKNNYKSKKLVHIFKKDSKVKDVFLEDYAFMIQSALALYKVTFDLNYLNIAKELNQKVIADFSDSSGLLTFSSTDELITKIIRADDGVLPSANAIMAQNLLELGHINYDKTLLKQSKEMVSLVSSQFKDYPQNFGNWGVLMLNTSYPYFEIVVTGTNANALITQLNTYYIPNTLLIGSTVESEMPLLKNRYVEGETYIYMCQDNTCKMPIKTTETVLLQFNKLGYFGLNP; this is encoded by the coding sequence ATGCGCTATTTAAGATGGATTCAATTTTTGGTGATTTGTAATGTCTTATTCACTTGTAAGGATGCAAATCAAAAAAACAAGGAAGTTTTAGCAACTGATGCTTTTTCAGAAGAAAAATTTGAATATACAAACGAGCTAGCAGGTGAAACAAGTCCCTACTTATTGCAACATGCCCATAATCCTGTAAACTGGAAACCTTGGGACGATAAAGCGTTTGAGCTTGCGAAAGAGAACAATCAATTGATTGTGTTAAGTGTTGGGTATTCGTCGTGCCATTGGTGCCATGTCATGGAGGAAGAATCTTTCGAAGACACTCAAGTTGCCAAATTGATGAACGATAGCTTTGTAAGCATAAAAGTAGATAGAGAAGAGCGACCAGATGTAGATACTATTTATCAAACGGCGCTAGAATTGGTAAATGGCTCAGGAGGTTGGCCCTTAAATGCTATTTTATTGCCTAATGGAAAGCCCGTGTATTTGGGAACCTATCATGATAAGGAAAGTTGGTTAGCGATATTATCAAAATTTAGTTCAGAGTACAACAATAATCCGCAGCAATTAGAGCAATATGCAGAGCTTCTGACCAATGGTGTTCAAGAGGTTTATGGCAATGCGACAATTAATCAAAATGAATCCATAAATAAGGAATTAATCCAATCGAGTGTTTTAAAAATATCAAAACTTTGGGATAAAGAATGGGGTGGCAATCTTGGAGATCAAAAGTTTATAATGCCGAGTGAACTGAATTTTTTATTGGATTATGCCATCATCGCAGATAACCCCGAAGTAAGAGAGCATATCAAAAACACATTGGATCATATTCTTTTGGGAGGTATTCATGACCATATAGGAGGTGGTTTTTTTAGATATAGTACCGACAATCAATGGAAATATCCTCATTTCGAAAAAATGCTTTACGACAATGCGCAACTGTTAAGTTTATACTCCAAAGCCTATCGTGTTTTTAAAGATCCTGCTTACAAAGACGTCATTGAATCAACACTCGAGTTTTTGAGTGCTGACATGAAGGGTGATCAAGGCGGTTACTTTAGTGCGATAGACGCAGATGTCAACGGAAAAGAAGGTGAATATTATACTTGGACCAATGCTCAATTAAAAAAGGTTTTGGGAACAGATTTCGCATTGTTTTCAAAATTTTATTCAATTCATAAAGAGAATTCAAAAGATGGCAAGTATCTACCTTTTAATAGAATGGCCGTTAGTGATTTTGCCAATTCCAATAGTATATCCGTTTCCGAATTACAAAATAAAATTTCAAAATGGAAGACGAGCCTGTTAAAGGTACGCAGAGAGAGAATACAGCCTAAAAAAGATGATAAGATCATCACCTCGTGGAATGCACTTTTGGTAAAAGGCTATGTAGATGCGTACACGGCGTTAGGTGATGACGAAATTTTACAAAAAGCGAAAAGCACTTTTGATTTTTTAATTAAGAATAATTATAAGAGTAAAAAACTGGTTCATATCTTTAAGAAAGATAGTAAGGTAAAGGACGTGTTTTTAGAAGATTATGCGTTTATGATTCAAAGTGCATTGGCCTTGTATAAAGTGACGTTCGATTTAAATTATTTAAATATCGCTAAGGAATTGAACCAAAAAGTCATTGCTGATTTTTCCGATAGTTCAGGCTTATTGACCTTTAGTTCGACAGACGAATTGATTACAAAAATAATTAGAGCCGATGATGGGGTTTTGCCATCTGCAAATGCGATCATGGCACAGAATTTATTAGAACTCGGACATATCAATTATGACAAAACCTTACTAAAACAATCCAAAGAGATGGTTTCATTGGTAAGCAGTCAGTTTAAAGACTATCCTCAAAATTTTGGAAATTGGGGCGTTTTGATGCTCAATACTTCCTATCCGTATTTTGAAATTGTAGTTACAGGAACTAATGCAAATGCATTAATTACTCAATTGAACACTTATTATATTCCAAATACCTTGCTTATTGGCTCTACTGTAGAAAGTGAGATGCCCTTGCTTAAAAATCGTTATGTGGAAGGAGAAACCTATATCTACATGTGCCAAGATAATACCTGTAAAATGCCAATTAAAACAACAGAGACCGTTTTATTACAATTTAATAAATTGGGTTATTTTGGATTGAATCCTTGA
- a CDS encoding GntR family transcriptional regulator, whose product MNLEINFDSDIPKYQQLVNTINDALASSTISSGDALPSVNNICKDYNLSRDTVFKAYTILKENGVVESVPNKGYYVANDTRKVLLVLDTFKAYKEVLYHSFVNNLPKNVIVDVQFHHYNINNFRTILNNSKGKYYKYVVMPFNHKEVTSIFSEFDNDKLLLIDWNIHSTQANNYVFQDFGKSFYDALVETILPFKKYKKLVFVYPTFTSHPKESLAYFKKFCEEHQFKNRIITNPEEFKVVKNEAYISVSDRVLGLFLEQCKAQGFEPGTDVGFLSYNETPMKKFIYKGISVISTDFKEMGAHAAEFIKHDKPLQEYIPTILILRDSL is encoded by the coding sequence ATGAATTTAGAAATTAATTTTGATAGCGATATTCCAAAGTATCAGCAGTTGGTTAATACCATAAATGATGCGCTTGCTAGCAGTACGATTTCTAGTGGCGATGCCTTACCATCTGTAAATAATATCTGTAAAGATTACAATCTTTCCAGAGATACGGTCTTTAAGGCCTATACTATTCTAAAGGAAAATGGGGTGGTAGAATCCGTTCCTAATAAAGGCTATTATGTCGCAAACGACACTCGAAAAGTCCTTTTAGTCTTGGATACGTTCAAGGCTTATAAGGAAGTTCTGTATCATTCTTTTGTGAACAACCTGCCTAAAAATGTAATTGTAGATGTACAGTTTCATCACTATAACATCAATAATTTCAGAACAATTCTCAATAACAGCAAAGGCAAGTATTATAAATATGTCGTGATGCCCTTTAATCATAAAGAGGTAACATCCATTTTTTCAGAATTCGATAATGACAAACTATTGTTGATTGATTGGAATATCCATTCAACTCAAGCAAATAATTATGTGTTTCAAGATTTTGGAAAGTCGTTTTACGACGCTTTGGTTGAAACGATTCTTCCTTTCAAAAAATACAAGAAACTCGTTTTTGTATATCCAACGTTTACGAGCCACCCCAAAGAAAGTCTTGCCTATTTCAAGAAATTCTGCGAAGAACATCAGTTTAAAAATCGGATTATTACCAATCCGGAAGAATTCAAAGTCGTAAAAAATGAGGCTTATATAAGCGTAAGCGATAGAGTTTTAGGTCTGTTTTTAGAACAATGTAAGGCCCAAGGTTTTGAGCCAGGAACGGATGTCGGATTTCTGTCTTACAATGAAACCCCAATGAAAAAATTCATCTATAAAGGGATTTCAGTCATCTCAACTGACTTTAAGGAAATGGGAGCCCACGCTGCGGAATTCATCAAACATGACAAACCATTACAAGAATATATACCAACAATATTAATATTAAGAGATTCATTATAA